One Amorphoplanes digitatis genomic window carries:
- a CDS encoding M23 family metallopeptidase has protein sequence MLSLRLFSVLTVAACSLAACGSPGGTPAATVTPEFVVPSPVAAADAASPESAPAATVSAAPTTSSAPATSTAPVRVKYVFPVKASNVAFHPTHSKYPATDIFADCGEPAVATTSGVVLEVSRTDAYVKGKPDGPLNGGLSVSIVGDDGVRYYGSHLSRIAPGIKAGVRVEAGQRVGDVGHTGNANGVCHLHYGISPPCARTGDWKVRRGVIWPADYLKSWRKNGGKSPVSEVAAWKKAHDCKA, from the coding sequence GTGCTTTCCCTGCGTTTGTTCTCCGTCCTGACCGTCGCGGCCTGCTCGCTCGCCGCCTGCGGCTCGCCCGGCGGCACGCCGGCGGCCACGGTGACGCCCGAGTTCGTGGTGCCGTCGCCGGTGGCGGCCGCGGACGCGGCCTCCCCGGAGAGCGCCCCAGCGGCCACGGTGAGCGCCGCGCCGACGACGAGCTCGGCACCGGCGACGAGCACGGCGCCGGTGCGGGTGAAATACGTCTTCCCGGTGAAGGCGTCGAACGTGGCGTTCCACCCGACCCACTCGAAATACCCCGCGACGGACATCTTCGCCGACTGCGGTGAGCCCGCAGTGGCCACGACCAGCGGCGTCGTGCTCGAGGTGAGCCGCACGGACGCGTACGTGAAGGGGAAGCCGGACGGCCCGCTCAACGGCGGCCTCTCGGTCTCGATCGTCGGCGACGACGGCGTGCGCTACTACGGCTCGCACCTGAGCCGGATCGCGCCCGGCATCAAGGCGGGCGTCCGGGTCGAGGCGGGCCAGCGGGTCGGCGACGTCGGCCACACCGGCAACGCCAACGGCGTGTGCCACCTGCACTACGGGATCTCGCCGCCGTGCGCCAGGACCGGCGACTGGAAGGTCCGCCGCGGCGTGATCTGGCCGGCGGACTACCTGAAGTCCTGGCGCAAGAACGGCGGCAAGAGCCCGGTGTCCGAGGTCGCGGCCTGGAAGAAGGCGCACGACTGCAAGGCCTGA
- a CDS encoding tRNA adenosine deaminase-associated protein gives MSIFAAAVVRGKNGWTASELELAGLADLDEVVDRLRDAEPDAELSLLFVEADDQYLVILRLDEGEDLRVFGSDSAYADESRLGALLLADIETPALELDDLATPRTASDDDEDDRPAADPDADPVGDVEILTDLGVGSHRLLTLCGLEGMLPADVTAEICQKLGCGDEMEELREA, from the coding sequence GTGTCGATTTTCGCTGCCGCCGTCGTTCGGGGCAAGAACGGGTGGACGGCGTCGGAGCTGGAGCTCGCCGGCCTTGCCGATTTGGACGAGGTCGTGGACCGGCTTCGCGACGCCGAGCCGGACGCAGAGCTGTCGCTGCTCTTCGTCGAGGCCGACGATCAGTACCTGGTGATTCTGCGCCTCGATGAGGGCGAGGACCTGCGCGTGTTCGGCTCCGACTCGGCGTACGCCGACGAGTCGCGGCTCGGTGCGCTGCTGCTCGCCGACATCGAGACGCCCGCGCTCGAGCTGGACGACCTGGCGACGCCCAGGACCGCCTCGGACGACGACGAGGACGACCGTCCGGCCGCCGACCCCGACGCCGACCCGGTCGGCGACGTCGAGATCCTCACCGATCTCGGTGTGGGCTCGCACCGGCTGCTGACGCTGTGCGGGCTGGAGGGCATGCTGCCGGCGGACGTCACCGCGGAGATCTGCCAGAAGCTGGGCTGCGGCGACGAGATGGAAGAGCTGCGCGAGGCCTGA
- the tadA gene encoding tRNA adenosine(34) deaminase TadA — translation MLRPKHEEWMRRALSVASASSEDVPVGAVVYDPDGVELAAAGNERELNGDPTAHAEIIALRRAAVLTGSWRLEGCTLVVTLEPCTMCAGALVLARVSRLVFGAWEPKTGAVGSLWDVVRDRRLNHRPEVYAGILEDECAAMLRTFFRP, via the coding sequence ATGCTCCGTCCGAAGCACGAGGAGTGGATGCGGCGGGCGCTGTCCGTCGCGTCCGCATCGTCGGAGGACGTCCCGGTCGGCGCCGTCGTCTACGACCCGGACGGCGTGGAACTGGCCGCGGCCGGCAACGAGCGCGAGCTGAACGGCGACCCGACCGCGCACGCGGAGATCATCGCGCTGCGCCGGGCCGCCGTGCTCACCGGAAGCTGGCGCCTCGAGGGCTGCACCCTGGTGGTGACGCTGGAGCCGTGCACGATGTGCGCCGGGGCGCTGGTGCTGGCCCGGGTGTCGCGGCTCGTCTTCGGGGCCTGGGAGCCGAAGACGGGTGCGGTGGGCTCCCTCTGGGACGTGGTCCGGGACCGGCGCCTGAACCACCGCCCAGAGGTGTACGCGGGCATCCTGGAGGACGAGTGCGCGGCGATGCTGCGCACGTTCTTCCGGCCTTAG
- the deoD gene encoding purine-nucleoside phosphorylase produces the protein MSVHIGAQPGDIAERVLLPGDPMRAKWIAETFLKDPVCYTQVRGMLGFTGTWQGVPVSVQGSGMGMPSASIYTHELINEYGVKSVIRIGSCGALAEDLQLGDVIAAIGSATDSNMNRVRFDGLIDYAPVADFSLLRTAAEVAERRGIAMRVGPILAADAFYTDRPDLYDTLCDYGVLAVEMESAAIYTIAARYGAKALTILTVSDHIKRGEKMDSAQREQGFSDMVQIGLDTAIS, from the coding sequence ATGAGTGTGCACATCGGCGCGCAGCCGGGCGACATCGCCGAGCGGGTCCTCCTACCGGGGGATCCGATGCGGGCGAAGTGGATCGCCGAGACGTTCCTGAAGGACCCCGTCTGTTACACGCAGGTACGGGGCATGCTGGGCTTCACCGGCACCTGGCAGGGCGTGCCCGTCTCCGTGCAGGGTTCCGGCATGGGCATGCCCTCGGCCTCGATCTACACCCACGAGCTGATCAACGAGTACGGCGTCAAGTCCGTGATCCGGATCGGTTCCTGCGGGGCGCTCGCCGAGGACCTCCAGCTCGGTGACGTCATCGCCGCCATCGGGTCCGCCACGGACTCGAACATGAACCGGGTCCGGTTCGACGGGCTCATCGACTACGCGCCCGTCGCGGACTTCTCGCTGCTGCGCACCGCGGCCGAGGTTGCCGAGCGGCGGGGCATCGCGATGCGGGTCGGTCCGATCCTGGCCGCGGACGCGTTCTACACGGACCGTCCCGACCTCTACGACACGCTCTGCGACTACGGCGTGCTCGCCGTCGAGATGGAGTCCGCCGCCATCTACACGATCGCGGCCCGCTACGGCGCCAAGGCGCTGACCATCCTGACGGTCAGCGACCACATCAAGCGCGGCGAGAAGATGGACTCCGCCCAGCGCGAGCAGGGCTTCTCCGACATGGTGCAGATCGGCCTGGACACCGCGATCAGCTGA
- a CDS encoding glutaredoxin domain-containing protein, translating into MLRRWTLAGAVLLAGAALGVATGSVTVVVVFAALAALGSPLIFPRPVTQAQIQRRGAEDGRAVIYWRPGCPFCVRLRATLGPAGSRADWVDIWRDPEAAAAVRAVADGNETVPTVILAGVPHVNPDPLWLRKQLLAR; encoded by the coding sequence ATGCTCCGTCGATGGACTCTCGCAGGTGCGGTCCTGCTCGCCGGCGCCGCGCTCGGTGTCGCCACCGGCTCCGTGACCGTCGTCGTGGTCTTCGCCGCCCTGGCGGCGCTCGGCTCCCCGCTCATCTTTCCCCGCCCGGTGACCCAGGCCCAGATCCAGCGCCGAGGCGCCGAGGACGGCCGCGCCGTCATCTACTGGCGTCCGGGCTGCCCGTTCTGCGTGCGCCTGCGGGCAACCCTCGGCCCGGCCGGCAGCCGCGCCGACTGGGTCGACATCTGGCGCGACCCGGAGGCCGCGGCGGCGGTACGCGCGGTGGCCGACGGCAACGAGACGGTCCCGACGGTCATCCTCGCCGGCGTGCCACACGTCAACCCCGACCCGCTGTGGCTACGCAAGCAGCTGCTTGCCCGCTGA
- a CDS encoding DUF6886 family protein gives MRPPPGQVLHFSEDPCIGTFVPHVAATARQSEAYVWAVDAEQAPAYWFPRDCPRVLAWPGPATTAADRRLLSDGRVHAVEYGWLPALRSVRLYAYRFDAGPFAPFGAPQPHAMVATTTVTPLGPAEPVGDLLSLHEAVGIELRLVANLWAFMDEVVGSSLEFSGIRLRNATPRR, from the coding sequence GTGCGTCCCCCTCCCGGCCAGGTCCTGCACTTCTCCGAGGACCCGTGCATCGGCACCTTCGTGCCGCACGTCGCGGCCACGGCGCGGCAGAGCGAGGCGTACGTGTGGGCGGTCGACGCCGAGCAGGCGCCCGCGTACTGGTTTCCACGTGACTGCCCCAGGGTGCTCGCCTGGCCCGGCCCCGCGACCACGGCCGCCGACCGCCGCCTGCTCTCGGACGGGCGCGTCCATGCCGTCGAGTACGGCTGGCTGCCGGCGCTGCGGTCGGTGCGCCTCTACGCGTACCGATTCGACGCGGGGCCCTTCGCGCCGTTCGGCGCGCCGCAGCCGCACGCGATGGTCGCGACCACGACGGTGACACCGCTCGGTCCGGCGGAGCCGGTCGGCGATCTGCTCTCGTTGCACGAGGCCGTGGGCATCGAACTGCGGCTCGTGGCGAACCTGTGGGCGTTCATGGATGAGGTCGTCGGCAGCTCGCTGGAGTTCAGTGGCATCCGGCTGCGCAACGCCACACCACGTAGGTGA
- a CDS encoding STAS domain-containing protein: MTDTRSDVAVLRLSGELDANTANQLHKLLADLLERPVPRIVVDLNDLKFCDSVGLSAFITAKQVITARGGWLSFAGANQFLSTLLETVGLSKYFAIFPEVDDAIAAAQL; encoded by the coding sequence GTGACTGACACCCGTTCCGATGTCGCCGTGCTGCGCCTGAGCGGCGAGCTCGATGCCAACACCGCAAACCAACTGCACAAACTGCTCGCGGACCTGCTGGAGCGCCCGGTGCCGCGTATCGTCGTCGACCTCAACGACCTGAAGTTCTGCGACTCCGTCGGGCTCAGCGCCTTCATCACCGCCAAGCAGGTCATCACCGCGCGGGGCGGGTGGCTGAGCTTCGCCGGAGCGAACCAGTTCCTGTCCACGCTGCTGGAGACGGTGGGGCTGAGCAAGTACTTCGCGATCTTCCCGGAGGTGGACGACGCGATCGCCGCGGCACAGCTGTAG